TAATACTTTGTAAATTTAATTTCTTCATAAGTCTTGATACTTTTTTATGATTAATATTTATTCCTTGATTTTTAAGTTCTAATGTTATTCTTCTATATCCATATCTTTTCTTATTCGCATAAAATATTTCTTTGATTTTGTCAATAATATCTTGATTTTTTAAATCTTTATCTTTTTTATTTATGTAAAAATAGTATGTTGCTCTTGCTATACCAGATATTTTAAGTAATAGTTTTAAAGGATACTTAGCTCTAAGTTCAGTTATTATTCTGACTCTTTGTTCTTTGCTAATTCTTCTTCCTGAACTAGAGCATTCAACTTTTTTAAATATTCATTTTCAGCTTTTAAATACAAAATTTCTCTTTCCAAATCTTTAATTTTATCTTCTTTAGTTAATATTTTTTTAGATTTCTTTAATTTAGTCATAGTTTTAGATTTTCTCCCTCTTTTGTTTTCTATGACATTATAGCAGTTTTCTTTAAATTTTTTAATCCAATTATCTAAAATTCCACTGGAACTTAATCCGATATCAACAGCTACTGAATTTATACTTTCTTTTCTCATTAGAACTCTATTAATAGCAGTTTCCTTAAATTCTTTAGAATAATATCTATTTTTATTATTTCGCAAAATATTATATCCGTGTTTATTAATTAAAGCTATTAAATATTTAATTTTACTTTCATTTAAATTAAATTTTAGACTTAAATTTTTTAAAGTTTCACCTTTTAACCTTTGTTCAAACATTTCAATTTTTTGTTCTTTTGTTAGTTTAGCCATAAAAAAACTGCACCCTCCATCTTAGTTGTCTAAGATTTTGGGTGCAGTACAATTTTTAATCATTAATTTATCAGCTCCTCTTTATATCTATTATTTAGTAGTAGGTAAAGATTTTCTATACTCAAAGCATCTCTTCATATTATTAGTTCTAAACTCTGCTTTTTTAAGAGCAATCTCCTCATTTAACTTTTGTACCTTTGCCCAGTCTGGACTGTCTTTCAAAAGTTCCTTTCTAATCTCAAGTCTTTTTTCAGCAAACTCTATCCTTGTCTTTTCAACCTCTGGATTTACTCTAAACTCTCTTTTTTCATTTGTTCTATAATATTCACATTGTTGGTGGTGTCTTCCAAAATCTCTATGATGATATCCTTTTCCAAAAGCTGTAATTCCCACAACTACCATTAAACTACCTATTAAAAATTTTTTCATATAATCCTCCTTTTTGCTTTTCTTACAGAGATTATATATTTTGATTGTTACCTCAATATGTCAAAAGAAAAAATAAATCTGTCATTTTCTATAACTATATTATAATCTGACTTATGCAAATCCAAAATCTTTTTTATAAGAGAAAGTCCCAAGCCACTACCCTCGATATTTAGCTCTGTGGCATTTTTCCCTCTAAAGAAAGGCTCAAAAAGTTTTTCCCTGTCCACTTCCTCAATATAGATAGGATTTTCAAAAAATATCTTACCCTCCTTAGAATAAACCTTTATCAAAGAGTTTTCAGGGGAATATTTAAGGGCATTTTGCACCAGATTATCAAGTACAATCCTAAATAATTTTTTATTGACTTTCATAGACATATCTTTTAAATCGATTTCCCAAGTCAAATCTTTTTTTAGTTCCAAAAATTCAAACTTTTCCATACTCTCTTTTAATAAATCTTTAAGGTTAAACTCCTCCTTTTCAAGATTAAAGTTGGAAGAAAGTTTAGAAAGTAAAAGCAAATCCTTAACAAGAGTGTCCATATACTTGCTTTCTTTCAAGATAACCTTATGATAATTTCTCTCGCTCCCCCTGTCTAACCTATCACTCATAAGAAGTTGAGCGTGGGTATTAATAACAGCAATAGGGGTTTTAAGTTCGTGGGAGGCATTGGACACAAAAGTATTTAGATTTTCCATAGAACTTTTTATATTATCTGCCATTGTATTTATATTTTGGCTAAGTTCCATAAGCTCATCACTGGTTTTTATAGAAGATTTTTCAGAGAAATCAAGCCTAGATATTTTTTGTGCCACCCTATTAAGAGATTTGATATTATCTGTTATTCTTTTAGTAAAAATCCTTGATATAACAATACTTACAACCATTGCTATAATAAAAGTTATAAGGTTTAGAAGATAGACCTCGTGTCTATGGCTACTCATAACCGATAGAGAAGTGGTGATTACAAGGAGATTTTTTCCTCCAATCACCTCTTTATATGCCAAAAGAGTTATATTATTATTCTGTAGAAAGATAATATGAAACCCTTCATCAAGATTTTCATAACGATTTTTATACCTTTTATGGTGGAGAGCCTTTTGTGGCTGTAAATTCCCAAGATAGATATTTATCCCCTTGCTATCCCTTATATTATCAATATATTCCTCAAGTAAAGTAGAATTATTGGGATTTTTCATAAGGTTTTTGGTCTGGATAGAAGTTGCGAGTATCTCCCTTTTTATCCTTTTTATATAGAAAGAATCAGCAAAAAATATACTTAGGACATAGCTTACAAGAACTGTAAATATAATTAAAAATATGGAAAAAATCGAAATTTTTCTAAAAAGATTAATTTTTATTTTCATCTAATTGATACCCCATTCCTCTCACAGTCTTCAAAAGATAACTATAATCCCCAAGTTTTTTACGTATTCTTCTGACCAAAGTGTCCACCACCCTGTCGTCTCCCTCAAAGTCAAAGCCCCATACCTCGTTAAGAAGTTTTTCACGAGAGAAGATAAGTCCTTTATTTTTAAACATAAACTCAAGAAACTGTATCTCACGTCTAGTAAGCTCCGCTATCTCACCATTGATGTTAAGCTCCCCTTTTTTACAGTCAAATAAAAGATTTTCAAATCTATAACTATTGTTCCCCTCCATTTTTAAGAGCTTTTTTATCTTTAAAGTCAGAA
Above is a window of Fusobacterium perfoetens DNA encoding:
- a CDS encoding sensor histidine kinase; the protein is MKIKINLFRKISIFSIFLIIFTVLVSYVLSIFFADSFYIKRIKREILATSIQTKNLMKNPNNSTLLEEYIDNIRDSKGINIYLGNLQPQKALHHKRYKNRYENLDEGFHIIFLQNNNITLLAYKEVIGGKNLLVITTSLSVMSSHRHEVYLLNLITFIIAMVVSIVISRIFTKRITDNIKSLNRVAQKISRLDFSEKSSIKTSDELMELSQNINTMADNIKSSMENLNTFVSNASHELKTPIAVINTHAQLLMSDRLDRGSERNYHKVILKESKYMDTLVKDLLLLSKLSSNFNLEKEEFNLKDLLKESMEKFEFLELKKDLTWEIDLKDMSMKVNKKLFRIVLDNLVQNALKYSPENSLIKVYSKEGKIFFENPIYIEEVDREKLFEPFFRGKNATELNIEGSGLGLSLIKKILDLHKSDYNIVIENDRFIFSFDILR
- a CDS encoding response regulator transcription factor — its product is MLKKVLIIEDEKNLASVLYDTLCDEFSVVKAFDGEEGLRKFYETSPDIVLLDINLPKIIGWDICSEIRKISEIPIIIMTARDSDIDEYKGLKLGADDYITKPFNLKILTLKIKKLLKMEGNNSYRFENLLFDCKKGELNINGEIAELTRREIQFLEFMFKNKGLIFSREKLLNEVWGFDFEGDDRVVDTLVRRIRKKLGDYSYLLKTVRGMGYQLDENKN